TCTTACCTGGGATCGGTGGTTCACTGAGAAGCAGACGGNNNNNNNNNNNNNNNNNNNNNNNNNNNNNNNNNNNNNNNNNNNNNNNNNNNNNNNNNNNNNNNNNNNNNNNNNNNNNNNNNNNNNNNNNNNNNNNNNNNNATCTTACCTGGGATCGGTGGTTCACTGAGAAGCAGACGGATAATCCTGCAGAAACCATGTTAACATCTTACAGCCATACGCTGTGAGTAACGATCGATCCTCAACTTATCATACAAAAAGCATATATATAATCAGAAAGTAATCATAACCCACTGTAACTATGAGGTATTGTTTTTACCTTCAAGAGGTGAATGGATGAAAGTTAAATCTGGGGACATCGTTTTTCCCGGAGACTTTTTAGCTGTAAGTGAAGAGGTGCTCCCCTCAGAGGGGACCTACGACGACGATGGAGAAATAAAGTCCCTTGTTGTTGGAGAGGTGGCAAGGGATGATAGGAATAAGAGCATAAAGGTAATCTCAAAGTTCAGCACACCACCCGTCCTCAGGACAGGCTCAAGGGTCATTGGAGAGGTAATAGATGTGAGGGGCCAGAGAGCCCTTGTGAGGATACACAGCATCAAGGGTAACAGGAGGGCCCTTGCAACCTACTTTGTTGGGGGCGTCCATGTCTCACAGGCAAAGAAGGGCTACCTCTCTAAACTCACAGAGGCCTTCCGGATAGGGGATATAGTGGAGGCAAGGGTTACAAAGGTTATGGGCCTTGATGGTATAGACCTCCAGACATCCTCCCGTGACCTGGGTGTCATAAAGGCCATGTGCACAAGGTGCAGGCACTTCATGGAGATTAACGGCAGGGACGAGGTGAGGTGTCCCAACTGTGAAAACAGGGAAAAAAGGAAACTATCAGCGAATTATGAAGGTTAAGGGGTAATGAAAAATGGAATTCATTCTTAACAAGAGATATGAAATGGAGATAGTGTTCGAGGGCGAAACACACACCCTCTGCAATGTACTGAGGAGCATACTGATGGAGGATGAAACCGTTAAGGCCGCGGCCTACTCCATCGACCACCCAATAGTGGGGGAACCACAGCTTTACATAAGGGCAAGGAGCCCCAAGAAATCACTCATTAAGGCAGCAGGGACTCTAATTGAGAGATGCGATGAGTTCAGGTCACTCATAGAGTCAGCCTAACTATTTTTATGGAGAACCGTAATTTCAGGCAGATAAAATCTGAGATAAGGATTCTCGGGATAGATGATGCCCCATTCACACCAAGAAGTGACGAGCACGTGCTCCTGGTGGGCACAGTCTTCAGGGGAGGGCAATGGCTTGATGGGGTCCTCACAACGAAGATAAGGGTGGATGGGGATGATGCCACAGAGAAGATAGTTGAAATGGTGAATGGCTCAAGGCACCTCAACCAGCTGAGGGTTATAATGCTGGATGGCCTTACCTTCGGCGGCTTCAACGTGGCGGATATAAATGAGATATCCTCAAGAACCGGACTCCCTGTCATAGTGGTTGTACGCAAATACCCTGACCTTGAGAGGATAAGGAGAGCCCTGAAGCACAGATTCCCTGACTGGGAGAAGAGGTGGCAGATGATAGAGGACGCCGGGGAGATCCACAGGGTAGAATCCACCGATGTGGTCTACATACAGACTGCCGGTATAGACCCGGAGGATGCAGCTGAGATTGTGAGGCTCTCAACGACCAGAAGTTCCATTCCCGAGCCCCTCCGGGCGGCACATATCATTGCATCAGGGGTTAAACTTGGCGAGTCAAGGGGCAGCGCATGAGGTATTGATATGAGGGCACCACTGCTCACAGTTGATGTGATAATAAGGTTATCAGAGGACACCCTGGTACTTGTAAGAAGGGGAAAACCCCCATATGAGGGTTCATGGGCCATTCCAGGAGGATTCGTTGAATACGGGGAAACAGTGGAGGAAGCCGCAAGGAGGGAGGCCCTTGAGGAGACAGGACTTGAGGTGGAACTGGAGGGACTTCTTGGCGTATACTCGGACCCCTCAAGGGATCCCAGGGGGCACACCGTAAGCATCTGCTTCACCGCAGCTGCTTCAGGAAGACCTGTTGGAGGATCCGATGCTGCCGAAGCCAGGGTATTCCATATTGATGATATACCCTATGATAACCTTGCATTTGACCATTCACGGATACTTGATGACTTCATAAAATCCATTAGAAACCAGAATGGAGTAAATTAAATCAAAAAAATTATAAGTGTCATTGCAGAAAAATTTTAAAAATCAAAAAATTTAGTTTCTCTTATCAGGAGGAAGAAAATGGAGTTCTGTCCCAGGTGCGGAGCTGTAATGTTTCCTGCGAAGGGAAAATTCAGCTGTCAGTGTGGCTATGAAAAGGATATCACAGATAAACTCAAGGACAAATACAACTTTTCAGAGGAAGTTGAATCAAAGGACAACGTCATATTCACAGGAGATGATGTGAGCACACTACCAACAACAAGGGTGGAATGCCCAAAATGCGGTAACATGGAGGCATTCTGGTGGCTGCAGCAGACAAGAAGGGCTGATGAATCTGAAACAAGGTTCTTCAGGTGCACCCGCTGCAAGTACACCTGGAGGGAATACGATTGAGGCATGAAGTGCTCTGCTTTAGATTCTGAAGATTGAGGACGGTTCACGATGAGCACCGAAAAAACCGGAACCAAGGATTCCGGAACTGAAAGCAAGGAGAAATCAGGGGAACTCAATTCCCTGAAGGGTTTCATATCGAGGATAAGGGAAGAAATCCAGAAGGATGAATCTGATCATGGATTCCCGGTGACACTGATAATAAGGTACCGGGATGAAATAGTCAGGTACTCAGCAATGGCCCTTGGAGCGGTCCTTATAATCGCAGGAATAATCGCAATTATCGGTTCATCAGAGAGGGTTGTGGATAATGTTGTCTCAGGTGAGAACACGGTCATTGCAGCATTCCTCATACTCACAGGTCTCCTGCTGCTGGGTGCCTCGATGGTACAGAGCATCGTAGGCAGGACCCCCCTTGAAAGGTTCTATAAACAGGTTAAGAGTGCTGAAACAGGGGAAGAGGAAAAAGAGGAAGAATAGTATATAAAGAATGACCCCAATATCTAGCTATATAGGATAAGGAGGACGAAAATGTTCAAGGCAGAATTGAATGATCCTAACATTTTAAGGACGAGCTTCGATGCCATATCATCCATCGTTGATGAGGTTCAGATACAGATCAGTGCCGAAGGCCTGCGTCTCGACGCCCTTGACAGGTCCCACATCACATACGTGCACCTTGAACTGAAATCTGAACTCTTCGATGAATACGTCTGCGATGAACCAGAGAAGATAAACGTGGATACAGAGGAACTCATGAAGGTCCTCAAGAGGGCCAAGGCAAACGACAGGGTTATACTCTCAACCGATGAGGGGAACCTTATAGTCCAGTTTGAGGGAGAGGCCGTAAGGACCTTCAAGATAAGGCTGATTGACATTGAATATGAAACCCCAAGTCCTCCTGAAATCCAGTATGAGAACGAATTTGAGGTGCCATTCCAGCTCCTCAAGGACTCAATAGCAGATATAGACATATTCTCCGATAAGATAACATTCCGTGTTGATGAGGATCGCTTCATGGCATCTGCCGAGGGAGAATTCGGAGACGCCGAGATAGAATATCTCCATGGTGAAAAAATAAGTAAACCTGCAAGGAGTGTTTACTCACTTGACAAGATAAAGGAGATGCTCAAGGCCGATAAGTTCAGTGAGACAGCAATCATCAACCTTGGAGATGACATGCCCCTTAAACTAACACTAAAGATGGCCAGCAATGAGGGAGAGCTGAGCTTCCTCCTTGCTCCAAGAATCGAGGCAGAGGAATAACTGCTGGTGAGGAATGGGGTTGGACGAATTCTTTCAGAAACTGAGGAGGATTCAGAAAAAGGAGAGAACTGAAAGCGGTCTTGCAAGGGTTGGTGATGACTTCTATGAGAGGGTCCACAGCTACCTTGAGGATCTCCTCGAGGCGGTTGGAAACGACCCCTTTGCAAAGGAACACTACCTTATAAGGGACACCCAGAGGATAGCCACCGAGATCTGCGAGAGAAGGGAGCACAAGATAACAGACAGTGCAGTGATGAACGTCCAGAGGTCATACCACCTGTTCAACGGGAAACCCCAGTTTGACCTCCAGGATACAACCCCCCTCAACATGACCCCCGAGGAGGAGGAACTCTACTTTTCACTTATAGAGACCCTGAGGGAATTCAGGGAGAAAATAATTCCTTCGATAGAACTTGATAAAGAGAAGGAACCCCGTGTAGAACCTGAAATTATCCAGAAGCGGAAGGAAAAAAATTCCAGCCACCGGGAACCTGAAACCAGGGCCAATGGACTGGATGATAAGGGAGGGGACATTGAGACTGTGCTGATATTTGAGGAGGTGCCTGCAAGAATAATGGGGGTCGATGAAAAAATTTACGGCCCATTTCGACCGCAGGACATTGTTACACTCCCATCGCTCAATGCAGATGTGTTTATAAATGCAAGGAAGGGCAGGAGGATAAGGTACTCATAAATACCATTCTCCTGGCACATTTCTGTCTGTCTGAAAGGTTCCATACAAAGGTATAAATAGAGATTTGAGATATACTAACCCAGTATAAAAAAAGTTCCAGTTATTTTAAAGGCTTACTTTTTCACTTAAGAGGTGATTAGATATGAAGATTCCCAAGGAAAGAAGAACTTACTGTCCAAACTGTAGAAAGCACACAGTTCACGAGGTACTTGAATCAAAGAGAAGAAAGGCAAGTGAACTCAAATGGGGTCAGAGGCAGTTCAGACGTGTAACAGCCGGTTACAGGGGTTACCCACGTCCACTCCCCTCAGGTAACAAACCCGTCAAGAAACTTGACCTCAGGCTCAAATGCAAGGAATGTGGAAAATCACACATCAAGAAAAGGTCCTTCAGGGCTGGAAGAGTTGAATTTGTAGCCTAGGGGTGATATGTGTGATGTTCTACAATACGAAAGGTAATTTTCTCCGGGTTAAATGCATGGACTGTGGAAACCAGCAGGTGGTCTTTGACAGGGCAGCCTCATACGTCCAGTGTATAATCTGCGGTAAAACACTTGTTGAGCCAACAGGAGGAAAATCAAAGATCAAAGCCCAGATTCTAGAGGTCCTGGATTAATCTAGGTGTTTTTCATGGTAAGAAGAAAAAATGAATGGCCTGAAGAGGGTGAACTGGTGGTTGGGACCGTTCACAAGGTCCTCAACTACGGCGCCTTCGCAACCCTGGAGGAATATCCAGGGAAGGAGGCTTTCATTCACATATCCGAGGTATCCTCTGGATGGGTTAAGAATATAAGGGACTTCGTAAGGGAAAACCAGAAGATAGTCGCCAGGGTCCTCCGTGTGAACCCCAGGAAGGGGCACGTGGATGTTTCCATGAAGAGGATAAGGGAGGACCAGCGTACAAAGAAGATCCAGGCCTGGAAGATAGAGCAGAAGGCTGAAAAGTTCCTTGAACTGGCAGCAAAGGACCTGGGAAAGGACCTTGACACAGCCTATGAGGAGGTCGGATACGAACTCATGGACATATTCGGCGACCTCTACGGTGCATTTGAAACCGCTGCAGAGGAGGGTGAAAAGGCACTTCTGGAGGAGGGAGTCCCAGAGGACTGGGCCGCTGCCATAACAGAGGTGGCCAAACGTAACATAACACCCCCCGAGGTTCAGATCACAGGATATGTTGATATAAAGTCCTATGCACCCAACGGTGTTGAAATAATCAGGAAGGCCCTTAAATCCGCCCAGGATGAGGGCATAACCGTCCAGGCCGTCGGGGCCCCCAGGTACAGGCTGATAGTGAAATCAACAGATTACCTCAAGGCCGAGAAACAGCTCAAGGAAGCGGCCCAGAGGTGCATAGATATAGTGGAAAAAGAGGGTGGAGAGGGAGAATTCCTCCGTGAACTGACATGAAGATGAGAAGATGCCGTTCATGCATGGAGTACACCCTTAGGGATGTATGCCCCCGCTGCGGCGGATCAACAGGGGTTGTTTATCCCCCAAAATTTTCCCCTGAGGACAGGTATGGCGAATACCGGAGAAGACTCAAAAGAGAGGTTTTACTTGAGAAGTAGTGGTGAATAAAATGAGGGAAACAACCATAAACATTCTGGAGGATGTTGAACTTTCCAGCCCGGTTTTCATTGAGGCGCTTCCAGGGATAGGGCATGTCGGGAAACTCGCCGCTGACCATATAATTGATGAACTCCAGGCGGTCAGGTTCGCTGAACTCTACTCTCCATCATTCCCACCACAGGTTCTGGTAGATGAGAATGGCATAGTTGAACCCATGAAGAACGAGTTTTACTACCTCAGGGAGGCTGGTGAGGATAAAAGGGATTATATAATACTTGTTGGAAACACCCAGGGCCTTTCACCTGAGGGCCAGTATGAGATCTGCGGTATGATACTCGACTTTGTTGAGGGCTACGGTGTTGAAAGAATATACACCCTTGGGGGACTTGCAACCGGCCAGCCTGTTGATAAGGCAAGGGTTTACGGTGCGGCCACGGATATGGAACTTGCTGAGAGCCTTAAAGAGCATGATGTTATCCTTCGCTCTGCCGATGGAGGTATAATAGGTGCATCGGGACTGCTCCTTGGAATGGGAAGGATGAGGGGTATGCGTGGAGTTTGCCTCATGGGTGAAACACCAGGCTACTTCATAGATGCGGAGGCTGCAAGGGCGCTTCTTGAGGTGCTCCTTGAGATGACAAAGCTCCAGGTTGACCTTGAGAAACTCGAGGAGCGTGCAGAGGAGACACGGAAGATGATCTCCAGGGCCCAGCAGATGGAGCAGGAGATGATTGACAGGATGAATCTCAAGCCCGGCGAGGAGGACCTCCGTTACATAGGATGATTCTCAATTATTTTTTCTGGCTGATTAAATGATTTTAAATGCCGATCTACATATACACAGCTGTTTTTCAAGGGCAACATCCCGTAACATGGTCATTGAGACAATAGCGCCCCAGGCAAAACTCAAGGGCCTCCATATCGTGGGAACAGGGGACGCATTCCACCCCGGCTGGAGAAAAATCATTGAGGAATCCACTGAATACGCAGGGGATGGTGTGTATGCGCGGGATGAGTGCAGCTTCATAATAACCGCGGAGGTTGAGGACTCAAGGAGGATTCACCACCTCATAATACTCCCATCCCTGGAGGCTGCAGAGGAGATGGGGGAGAGGATGCCCTCAACCAGCAGCTCAGATGGAAGGCCCAGGGTGCGGATGAACGGGGCCCAGATACTTGAAATGGTACATGAATACGATGGTATCGCTGGTCCTGCACATGCCTTCACCCCCTGGACCAGCATGTACAAATCATATGACAGCTACATGGACTGCTACGGAAAAAGGCCGGATTTCCTTGAACTGGGACTCTCTGCGGACACTGAAATGGCAGATAAGATATCTGAACTTGCAGACATACCCTTCCTAACGAATTCAGATGCCCATTCACCCTGGCCCCACAGGCTTGGGAGGGAATTCAACCAGCTTGAAATGGATGACGTATCCTTCACATCCCTCAAAAGGTCAATCAGAAAGTGCAGGATCAGGGCAAACTATGGCCTGGACCCCCGCCTTGGAAAGTACCATATGACTGCCTGTACAAGGTGCTACAGAATTTACAGCCCTGAAGAGGCACTTCAGATGAAGATGAAATGCCCCTGCGGAGGCAGGATCAAGAAGGGGGTTGACTACAGGATCTATGAACTTTCAACCTGGGATGAGCCACACCATCCACCACACAGGCCGCCGTATGTCCATATCATGCCCCTTGCAGAGATAATAGGGATGAAGTATGGTAAGGGTGTCACAACAAAGTTCGTGCAGGGCATCTGGGAGGGCCTTGTGGGGGAGTTCGGGACAGAGATCGATGTTCTTCTTAGCGCCCCCATTGAGGATATTGGAAGGATCGATGCCGGTGTTGCGGTGGCAGTTGAGGCCTTCAGGGAGGGTTCACTCACCGTGATACCAGGTGGCGGGGGTAAATATGGTGAGATAAGGTTCCCTGCCGAGACACTTGACGCATACTTCAGGTAAATTTATAATCAACGGAAAATGACTTTTTATTTAAAAGCTACCTTTATAAGTCAACCCTTAAAATCAGAATAGAAAATGTGAGCGGACCCGCCGGGATTTGAACCCGGGACCTTCAGATTAGGAGTCTGATGCCCTATCCTGGCTAGGCTACGGGCCCCTCCGTACTCACCTGTTTTTAGCGGACCCGCCGGGATTTGAACCCGGGACCTTCGGATTAGAAGTCCGACGCCCTATCCTGGCTAGGCTACGGGCCCTACCAAAAGAGTAAAAAGATATTGGATCTCTTCATATATAAACTTTTACATGTATATGGGTGTTTCTGCCTCCCCCTGAACGGTCTCTGCGAGCTTCTTGAGGCGTGACTCGATGGCCTGGGCCTCCTGTAGGAGTGGCTCGGGGTTAACATTTGTACCCAGCATCTCGTTTAGAACCTCAACAACACTTGCAGCGGCCCTGGGATCGGGGTAGGGGTTGAGTATCTCTGCAAAGAGGCATGAGGCAGGTATATCCTTAACAGCGCACCTTGTAAGCAGTGTCCCTGAAATACCGTTGAGGTTACCGAAGGGGACTATGGGTATTCCGAGATCTGCGAGTCTCTGGATGACCTCCTGACTGTTACCTGCACCTGCAACCGGCTGTGACTTTTCACGGACAACCATGCTGTTGAAGGTTATGAGTTCCCTGCTGTTGTTGCGGGTCATCCAGTCCACAATTGCGTTTGTCATGTCATAGACCACTGCAGGCGGAAGGATGAAATCCGATAGGAAGAGCACTATCCCATCCCCCTCATATATCCTGAAGGGGTGTATTGCGACCCCCTTGTAGAGAACCGCAAGTGGAGGGAAGTACTTGGAGTCAATGTACCCTATCTCCTTCATTTTGAGGTCCTCAACAAGTAACCATCCCAGGATGTTACCTATTAATCCCACACCAGGGGAGCCCTCAAGGACAACGGCATCCTCAACATCCTCCGCATAAATTGTACAGCATTCGGTTTCTGTTTTTATCATCATGGCGCACCACCAGCCCCTCCAAGGTTTTCGCCTGTGATGGGGTCAATGTAGATCTCCCCAACGGCCTGGCCGTTAATCTCTACGGGCACAATGTAAACCCTTTTACCGTTTAACGTGACAAGCCTTGGGGTCCCTGCAGTGGCACCCTCCTGTTTTATGTACTTCTGCGCGATGCTCTTGGCCTCTGAAGATGAGATCTTCACATTCATATCTGAAGCCCCACCTGAACCTGAACCACTGCCACCCTGAGATGATGTGGTTGAGGGGGATTCACTGTGGACGCTTGACTCACCCTGCTGTGGCCCCTGGCTCTGACCGCCCTGGGGGTTGGTGAACTTCCACAGTGTTTCGGAATTCTGACTCACCTGATAACCTGCTGCAACAGCTCCAATTATCAGGACTATTGCCACTGATGCTAGGATCTTTGAGTTTATCATCAACTCACCTTCTCGCGTGTTTGACAGCACATATGGACTATGTGGGTACATATATAAATAAATATTCAGTATTACTGAATGAAAAATTAATATTATAAAGTAGATTTTCTACTAATAATAATTCACTTACAACATAATATAAATAGTTTTCACTTTTTTTATAATTGAAAAACTTATAACATTTAAAAATAGTTATAATATTGAAGGTTTTTTGAACTTTAAAAACAAGAGGTGATACATTTGAGCGAAAGGATTGTTATATCGCCGACATCACGACAAGAAGGACATGCAGAACTTGTCATGGAAGTCGATGATGAAGGAATCGTGACAAAGGGGCGATACTTCAGTATTACTCCTGTCAGGGGCCTTGAGAAAATAGTGACAGGTAAAGCACCTGAAACAGCTCCAGTCATTGTCCAGAGGATATGCGGAGTGTGTCCCATACCTCACACACTGGCTTCCGTTGAGGCAATAGACGACTCCCTTGACATTGAGGTTCCAAAGGCAGGAAAACTCCTCAGGGAACTGACACTGGCCGCACACCACGTAAACAGCCATGCAATCCACCACTTCCTCATAGCACCCGACTTCGTGCCTGAAAACCTGATGGCCGATGCCATAAACTCAGTCTCCGAGATAAGGAAAAACGCACAGTACGTAGTTGACATGGTTGCAGGTGAGGGTATCCACCCATCAGATGTGAGGATAGGTGGAATGGCCGACAACATAACAGAACTTGCAAGAAAAAGGCTATACGCAAGGCTCAAACAGCTCAAACCAAAGGTTGATGAACACGTTGAACTCATGATTGGCCTCATCGAGGACAAGGGCCTTCCAGAAGGTCTTGGTGTCCACAACCAGCCCACACTCGCAAGCCACCAGCTATACGGTGACAGGACAAAATTCGACCTTGACAGGTTCACCGAGGTAATGCCAGAAAGCTGGTACGATGACCCTGAAATAGCCAAGAGGGCCTGCTCAACAATACCACTCTACGATGGAAGAAACGTGGAGGTCGGCCCAAGGGCAAGGATGGTTGAATTCCAGGGCTTCAAGGAAAGAGGTGTTGTGGCACAGCACGTTGCAAGGGCACTTGAGATGAAAACCGCACTCTCAAGGGCAATAGAAATACTGGATGAACTCGACACATCAGCACCTGTAAGGGCAGACTTCGATGAGAGAGGTACAGGTAAACTGGGTATAGGTGCAATAGAGGGTCCAAGGGGACTTGACGTGCACATGGCCAAGGTTGAGAATGGCAAGATCCAGTTCTACAGCGCACTTGTCCCAACAACCTGGAACATCCCAACAATGGGTCCCGCAACCGAAGGATTCCACCATGAATACGGACCACATGTTATACGTGCATA
This sequence is a window from Methanothermobacter sp.. Protein-coding genes within it:
- a CDS encoding exosome complex RNA-binding protein Csl4, which translates into the protein MKVKSGDIVFPGDFLAVSEEVLPSEGTYDDDGEIKSLVVGEVARDDRNKSIKVISKFSTPPVLRTGSRVIGEVIDVRGQRALVRIHSIKGNRRALATYFVGGVHVSQAKKGYLSKLTEAFRIGDIVEARVTKVMGLDGIDLQTSSRDLGVIKAMCTRCRHFMEINGRDEVRCPNCENREKRKLSANYEG
- a CDS encoding DNA-directed RNA polymerase subunit L, whose protein sequence is MEFILNKRYEMEIVFEGETHTLCNVLRSILMEDETVKAAAYSIDHPIVGEPQLYIRARSPKKSLIKAAGTLIERCDEFRSLIESA
- a CDS encoding DUF99 family protein produces the protein MENRNFRQIKSEIRILGIDDAPFTPRSDEHVLLVGTVFRGGQWLDGVLTTKIRVDGDDATEKIVEMVNGSRHLNQLRVIMLDGLTFGGFNVADINEISSRTGLPVIVVVRKYPDLERIRRALKHRFPDWEKRWQMIEDAGEIHRVESTDVVYIQTAGIDPEDAAEIVRLSTTRSSIPEPLRAAHIIASGVKLGESRGSA
- a CDS encoding NUDIX hydrolase — protein: MRAPLLTVDVIIRLSEDTLVLVRRGKPPYEGSWAIPGGFVEYGETVEEAARREALEETGLEVELEGLLGVYSDPSRDPRGHTVSICFTAAASGRPVGGSDAAEARVFHIDDIPYDNLAFDHSRILDDFIKSIRNQNGVN
- a CDS encoding transcription factor S, whose amino-acid sequence is MEFCPRCGAVMFPAKGKFSCQCGYEKDITDKLKDKYNFSEEVESKDNVIFTGDDVSTLPTTRVECPKCGNMEAFWWLQQTRRADESETRFFRCTRCKYTWREYD
- the pcn gene encoding proliferating cell nuclear antigen (pcna), with translation MFKAELNDPNILRTSFDAISSIVDEVQIQISAEGLRLDALDRSHITYVHLELKSELFDEYVCDEPEKINVDTEELMKVLKRAKANDRVILSTDEGNLIVQFEGEAVRTFKIRLIDIEYETPSPPEIQYENEFEVPFQLLKDSIADIDIFSDKITFRVDEDRFMASAEGEFGDAEIEYLHGEKISKPARSVYSLDKIKEMLKADKFSETAIINLGDDMPLKLTLKMASNEGELSFLLAPRIEAEE
- a CDS encoding DNA replication complex GINS family protein produces the protein MDEFFQKLRRIQKKERTESGLARVGDDFYERVHSYLEDLLEAVGNDPFAKEHYLIRDTQRIATEICERREHKITDSAVMNVQRSYHLFNGKPQFDLQDTTPLNMTPEEEELYFSLIETLREFREKIIPSIELDKEKEPRVEPEIIQKRKEKNSSHREPETRANGLDDKGGDIETVLIFEEVPARIMGVDEKIYGPFRPQDIVTLPSLNADVFINARKGRRIRYS
- a CDS encoding 50S ribosomal protein L44e — protein: MKIPKERRTYCPNCRKHTVHEVLESKRRKASELKWGQRQFRRVTAGYRGYPRPLPSGNKPVKKLDLRLKCKECGKSHIKKRSFRAGRVEFVA
- a CDS encoding 30S ribosomal protein S27e, whose product is MFYNTKGNFLRVKCMDCGNQQVVFDRAASYVQCIICGKTLVEPTGGKSKIKAQILEVLD
- a CDS encoding translation initiation factor IF-2 subunit alpha: MVRRKNEWPEEGELVVGTVHKVLNYGAFATLEEYPGKEAFIHISEVSSGWVKNIRDFVRENQKIVARVLRVNPRKGHVDVSMKRIREDQRTKKIQAWKIEQKAEKFLELAAKDLGKDLDTAYEEVGYELMDIFGDLYGAFETAAEEGEKALLEEGVPEDWAAAITEVAKRNITPPEVQITGYVDIKSYAPNGVEIIRKALKSAQDEGITVQAVGAPRYRLIVKSTDYLKAEKQLKEAAQRCIDIVEKEGGEGEFLRELT
- a CDS encoding RNA-protein complex protein Nop10 — encoded protein: MKMRRCRSCMEYTLRDVCPRCGGSTGVVYPPKFSPEDRYGEYRRRLKREVLLEK
- a CDS encoding proteasome assembly chaperone family protein, which gives rise to MRETTINILEDVELSSPVFIEALPGIGHVGKLAADHIIDELQAVRFAELYSPSFPPQVLVDENGIVEPMKNEFYYLREAGEDKRDYIILVGNTQGLSPEGQYEICGMILDFVEGYGVERIYTLGGLATGQPVDKARVYGAATDMELAESLKEHDVILRSADGGIIGASGLLLGMGRMRGMRGVCLMGETPGYFIDAEAARALLEVLLEMTKLQVDLEKLEERAEETRKMISRAQQMEQEMIDRMNLKPGEEDLRYIG
- a CDS encoding TIGR00375 family protein — translated: MILNADLHIHSCFSRATSRNMVIETIAPQAKLKGLHIVGTGDAFHPGWRKIIEESTEYAGDGVYARDECSFIITAEVEDSRRIHHLIILPSLEAAEEMGERMPSTSSSDGRPRVRMNGAQILEMVHEYDGIAGPAHAFTPWTSMYKSYDSYMDCYGKRPDFLELGLSADTEMADKISELADIPFLTNSDAHSPWPHRLGREFNQLEMDDVSFTSLKRSIRKCRIRANYGLDPRLGKYHMTACTRCYRIYSPEEALQMKMKCPCGGRIKKGVDYRIYELSTWDEPHHPPHRPPYVHIMPLAEIIGMKYGKGVTTKFVQGIWEGLVGEFGTEIDVLLSAPIEDIGRIDAGVAVAVEAFREGSLTVIPGGGGKYGEIRFPAETLDAYFR
- a CDS encoding proteasome assembly chaperone family protein; this translates as MIKTETECCTIYAEDVEDAVVLEGSPGVGLIGNILGWLLVEDLKMKEIGYIDSKYFPPLAVLYKGVAIHPFRIYEGDGIVLFLSDFILPPAVVYDMTNAIVDWMTRNNSRELITFNSMVVREKSQPVAGAGNSQEVIQRLADLGIPIVPFGNLNGISGTLLTRCAVKDIPASCLFAEILNPYPDPRAAASVVEVLNEMLGTNVNPEPLLQEAQAIESRLKKLAETVQGEAETPIYM
- a CDS encoding PepSY domain-containing protein, translated to MINSKILASVAIVLIIGAVAAGYQVSQNSETLWKFTNPQGGQSQGPQQGESSVHSESPSTTSSQGGSGSGSGGASDMNVKISSSEAKSIAQKYIKQEGATAGTPRLVTLNGKRVYIVPVEINGQAVGEIYIDPITGENLGGAGGAP
- the frhA gene encoding coenzyme F420 hydrogenase subunit alpha, which gives rise to MSERIVISPTSRQEGHAELVMEVDDEGIVTKGRYFSITPVRGLEKIVTGKAPETAPVIVQRICGVCPIPHTLASVEAIDDSLDIEVPKAGKLLRELTLAAHHVNSHAIHHFLIAPDFVPENLMADAINSVSEIRKNAQYVVDMVAGEGIHPSDVRIGGMADNITELARKRLYARLKQLKPKVDEHVELMIGLIEDKGLPEGLGVHNQPTLASHQLYGDRTKFDLDRFTEVMPESWYDDPEIAKRACSTIPLYDGRNVEVGPRARMVEFQGFKERGVVAQHVARALEMKTALSRAIEILDELDTSAPVRADFDERGTGKLGIGAIEGPRGLDVHMAKVENGKIQFYSALVPTTWNIPTMGPATEGFHHEYGPHVIRAYDPCLSCATHVMVVDDEDKSVIKNEMVRI